One window of Phycisphaeraceae bacterium genomic DNA carries:
- a CDS encoding DUF3313 domain-containing protein: protein MMRLLCLAAVLVMAGSLVCGCANRPGKTQSGFLSNYDDLVRVSDAEFARIDAEALATLDSLYIEEVRLMVSTTPDGSPISEKSAQELTDHVRVALAKSFASEYRIADGPGEGVGRLRVAITEVKKPATLLNLHPASKITGAGLGGATIESEILDDRGTQIAALIEPRKGDQFELDTFAEFEDAMDAIDAWAEAMRRRLDSARGKATTREHPSRER from the coding sequence GTGATGCGATTGTTGTGTCTGGCTGCGGTGCTTGTGATGGCTGGATCTCTGGTGTGCGGCTGCGCGAACAGGCCGGGAAAGACACAGTCCGGCTTCCTTTCGAACTACGACGATCTGGTTCGTGTGAGCGATGCGGAGTTTGCGCGGATCGATGCGGAGGCCCTTGCCACTCTCGATTCGTTGTACATCGAAGAGGTGCGGCTGATGGTCAGCACGACGCCGGATGGCTCCCCGATCTCCGAGAAGAGTGCGCAGGAGCTCACTGATCACGTCAGAGTGGCTCTTGCGAAGTCGTTCGCGTCGGAGTATCGAATCGCGGATGGCCCGGGTGAAGGGGTTGGGCGGCTGCGTGTCGCGATCACCGAGGTGAAGAAGCCGGCGACGCTCCTGAATCTGCATCCGGCGAGCAAGATCACCGGCGCTGGTCTGGGTGGCGCGACCATCGAGAGCGAGATTCTGGATGATCGCGGGACGCAGATTGCGGCGCTCATTGAGCCGCGGAAGGGCGATCAGTTCGAGTTGGATACATTCGCCGAATTCGAGGATGCGATGGATGCCATCGATGCATGGGCCGAAGCGATGCGGAGGCGTCTCGATAGTGCGCGTGGCAAGGCGACTACACGCGAGCATCCATCGCGCGAGAGATAA
- the map gene encoding type I methionyl aminopeptidase codes for MSLPPPLRPAEIDAAAAAARCVVETHRHMAGWMRSGMTLAKIDAEVARVLASLRCRSAFLHYRAGRSPPFPSHACLSVNECVVHGTAGYLERPLTHGDVLKLDIGVVHNGWIGDAAWTYVFGEPRPEVRALMDCGKESLRRGISQLRPGKTFEDWARAVQGYVEGERGYFLVRGLGGHGYGRKLHSPPYISNVLVQFPETWEDGKLPCRPGTLIAVEPMIGAGTSGVVQHKNAWPVFTSDGSMSVHYEHDVLITEDGPRVLTEGMEQLPDVIA; via the coding sequence ATGAGTTTGCCCCCCCCACTTCGACCGGCGGAGATTGATGCGGCGGCTGCCGCGGCGCGGTGTGTTGTCGAGACGCACCGGCACATGGCCGGCTGGATGCGATCCGGCATGACGCTTGCGAAGATCGATGCGGAGGTTGCGAGAGTGCTGGCATCGTTGCGGTGCCGTTCTGCGTTTCTGCACTATCGAGCGGGGCGGTCGCCGCCCTTTCCGTCGCACGCCTGCCTGAGCGTGAATGAGTGCGTGGTGCATGGCACGGCGGGGTATCTCGAGAGGCCGCTGACGCATGGGGACGTGCTGAAGCTCGACATCGGTGTGGTGCACAACGGTTGGATCGGCGATGCGGCATGGACGTATGTGTTCGGCGAGCCGCGCCCGGAGGTGCGGGCGTTGATGGATTGCGGGAAAGAGTCGCTTCGGCGCGGGATCTCGCAGTTGCGTCCCGGGAAGACGTTCGAGGACTGGGCGCGAGCGGTGCAGGGGTATGTCGAGGGAGAGCGCGGGTACTTCCTTGTGCGCGGGCTCGGGGGGCATGGATATGGGCGGAAGCTGCACAGCCCGCCGTATATCTCGAATGTGTTGGTCCAGTTCCCTGAGACATGGGAGGACGGCAAGCTGCCGTGCCGCCCGGGCACTCTGATCGCGGTGGAGCCGATGATCGGTGCGGGGACGTCCGGGGTGGTGCAGCACAAGAACGCGTGGCCGGTGTTCACGAGTGACGGCTCGATGAGTGTTCACTATGAGCACGACGTTCTGATCACTGAGGATGGGCCGAGGGTATTGACAGAGGGGATGGAGCAACTGCCAGACGTGATCGCGTAG
- the hutI gene encoding imidazolonepropionase — MSILFRNVRAVTLAAGSTPRRLGELGAGSVRDGVDVLVEGARITRVESGVRAPSASRIVEGRGRILMPGFVDCHTHACWAGDRLDEWDMKRAGASYLDILGSGGGIMSTVRSVRRASQPDLTTNLMRRLELMAREGTTTVEAKSGYGLTTEHELKMLRAIASAGTAWKGTVVPTALLGHAIDADVPNFAERVVYETLPAVSAEFPGITVDAYCEKGAWSVEEAMRLFEQARSMGHPIRVHADQFNSLGMVPAAVGLGAVSVDHLEAARESELGVLAASSTFGVALPVCGFHLDGRYAPARRFVEMGGALAIATNCNPGSAPSSSMPLAIALAVRHLGLSAIEAIAAATVNPATLLGLGDRGTIESGKRADLILLSHTDERALAYEVGGNPVDLTMIAGEVVHGGDEVTPSA; from the coding sequence TTGAGCATTCTCTTTCGGAACGTGCGGGCGGTGACGTTGGCAGCGGGATCAACGCCGAGGCGGCTGGGCGAGCTTGGCGCGGGATCGGTCCGCGACGGGGTTGATGTGCTGGTTGAGGGCGCACGCATCACGCGCGTTGAGAGCGGGGTGCGGGCTCCATCGGCGAGCAGGATCGTCGAGGGGCGGGGAAGGATTTTGATGCCGGGCTTCGTCGATTGCCACACACACGCGTGCTGGGCGGGGGATCGGCTCGATGAGTGGGACATGAAGCGTGCGGGTGCTTCGTACCTGGACATACTCGGGTCGGGCGGTGGGATCATGTCGACCGTGCGATCGGTTCGCAGGGCGTCTCAGCCCGATCTGACGACGAATCTGATGCGACGGCTGGAGTTGATGGCGAGAGAGGGGACGACGACGGTTGAGGCCAAGAGCGGATATGGCCTGACGACGGAGCATGAGTTGAAGATGCTCCGGGCGATCGCCTCTGCGGGGACCGCCTGGAAGGGGACGGTGGTGCCGACCGCGCTCTTGGGCCATGCGATCGACGCCGATGTGCCGAACTTTGCGGAGCGTGTGGTGTACGAGACGCTGCCCGCTGTCAGCGCGGAGTTTCCGGGGATAACGGTCGATGCGTACTGCGAGAAGGGGGCGTGGAGCGTCGAGGAAGCGATGCGTCTGTTCGAGCAGGCGAGGTCGATGGGACATCCGATCCGAGTCCACGCCGATCAGTTCAATTCACTCGGGATGGTGCCGGCGGCTGTTGGATTGGGCGCGGTGAGCGTTGACCATCTGGAGGCCGCGAGAGAGAGCGAGCTTGGGGTGTTGGCGGCTTCCTCGACGTTCGGGGTTGCGCTGCCGGTGTGCGGATTTCATCTCGACGGCCGATATGCACCCGCTCGGCGGTTTGTCGAGATGGGCGGAGCGCTCGCGATCGCAACGAACTGCAATCCGGGATCGGCACCGAGCTCGTCCATGCCGCTGGCGATCGCGCTTGCCGTGCGGCATCTCGGGCTGTCGGCGATCGAGGCGATCGCTGCGGCAACCGTGAATCCGGCGACGCTGCTCGGGCTTGGAGATCGCGGGACCATCGAATCGGGGAAGCGGGCGGATCTGATCCTGCTCAGCCACACGGACGAGCGGGCGTTGGCGTATGAGGTTGGCGGGAACCCGGTTGATCTCACGATGATTGCGGGCGAGGTCGTGCATGGCGGCGATGAGGTGACACCGTCGGCCTGA
- a CDS encoding formimidoylglutamase — MGSSSPSSLPHCCPAVWPEHVASSRFASAISRSPEGCRVALIGLPDDLGVRMNGGRPGACEGPTAFRSALARYGVREPSGWEWPGVYDAGDVVPAGGDSPDALAETHGRVTLAVEAALDMGLFPIGVGGGHDLTFAFVRPVAIRYPGLVGYYMDAHLDVRDSIGSGMPFRRLIEECGVQSLRLIGMNPMVNASEHVEYFSDKRGRVMDCAEFEASAREEPLNAFASLDLDVFDGAFAPGVSAVNPCGMEPRNVERLVETLGRSRRIRCFDIMELNPRFDQDGRTARLAAHLFLVFMRGLAGRWSDDGRGEGAAAWTRGEPEGRR; from the coding sequence ATGGGATCTTCCTCCCCTTCGTCACTCCCCCACTGCTGTCCGGCTGTCTGGCCGGAGCACGTGGCGTCTTCGCGATTCGCATCGGCGATCTCACGAAGCCCCGAGGGTTGCCGCGTGGCGTTGATCGGGCTGCCGGACGATCTTGGTGTGCGGATGAACGGCGGCAGGCCCGGAGCGTGTGAGGGGCCGACGGCGTTTCGCAGCGCACTCGCGAGATACGGTGTGCGGGAGCCATCGGGATGGGAGTGGCCCGGCGTGTACGACGCGGGCGATGTCGTTCCGGCGGGTGGCGACTCGCCGGATGCCCTCGCGGAGACGCACGGGCGCGTGACGCTGGCGGTTGAGGCCGCGCTCGACATGGGGCTCTTTCCGATCGGGGTGGGCGGCGGCCATGATCTGACGTTCGCGTTTGTGAGGCCGGTGGCGATTCGATATCCCGGGCTTGTCGGGTACTACATGGATGCGCACCTGGATGTGCGAGATTCGATCGGCTCGGGGATGCCGTTCAGGCGGTTGATTGAGGAGTGCGGCGTTCAGTCGCTGCGGCTGATCGGGATGAACCCGATGGTGAACGCTTCGGAGCATGTGGAGTATTTTTCCGACAAGCGGGGCCGGGTCATGGATTGCGCGGAGTTTGAGGCATCGGCACGGGAGGAGCCGCTCAACGCGTTCGCCTCGCTGGATCTTGACGTGTTCGACGGTGCGTTCGCGCCGGGTGTGAGCGCGGTGAATCCGTGCGGCATGGAGCCGCGCAATGTCGAGCGGCTTGTCGAGACGCTCGGGAGATCGCGACGGATCAGGTGCTTTGACATCATGGAGTTGAACCCTCGATTCGATCAGGACGGTCGCACGGCGCGGCTGGCGGCCCATCTCTTCCTCGTGTTCATGCGGGGGCTTGCGGGGCGATGGAGTGATGATGGGCGAGGTGAAGGTGCGGCAGCGTGGACACGTGGAGAGCCGGAGGGTCGTCGTTGA
- a CDS encoding GspH/FimT family pseudopilin: MPDTRTTTARPCCPNPSLRDGKETTGPGSCIRRCFSLFELLIVLAIIGTASALAVPRMMTSESIWRLQGASQRVAADLAEARAHAIASSASVKVIYTRNGYIIRDAANQIVREVRLTQRPYDVEVSLVSFAAGEVSFNGHGVGSADGVVTLATDGLLCRIALNAISGSVKIGDIETESEIRMGGGGGGR; encoded by the coding sequence ATGCCCGACACACGCACCACCACAGCCCGGCCTTGTTGTCCGAACCCCTCGCTCCGCGATGGGAAAGAGACAACAGGGCCGGGTTCTTGTATCCGGCGATGCTTCTCTCTCTTCGAACTGCTCATCGTGCTGGCGATCATCGGCACCGCGTCCGCTCTCGCCGTGCCCCGCATGATGACGTCGGAATCGATCTGGCGACTCCAGGGAGCATCCCAGCGAGTCGCGGCCGATCTCGCAGAGGCCCGAGCCCACGCGATTGCATCCAGCGCGAGCGTTAAGGTGATCTACACTCGAAATGGGTACATCATCAGAGACGCTGCCAACCAGATCGTTCGAGAAGTCCGGCTCACACAGAGGCCTTACGACGTGGAGGTCTCGCTCGTATCCTTCGCCGCGGGCGAGGTTTCATTCAACGGACACGGTGTCGGCTCGGCCGATGGGGTGGTCACACTCGCCACAGACGGGCTGCTCTGCCGCATTGCCCTCAACGCGATCTCGGGCTCGGTCAAGATCGGTGACATCGAGACGGAGTCCGAGATCCGCATGGGCGGCGGGGGGGGGGGGCGATGA
- a CDS encoding type II secretion system F family protein, translating into MKLRYEGFDSSGKPVQGSIDAPDARDAGERLRRQGIFVTSVSVEQAKSASHSATGHRTRGKAPKRLQNVSMFTRQLSMLCSAGTPITQALGALERQTKDASWREAIGAVRGRVEEGASLAQAMESRPAHFDNVTRSLIGAGEAGGQLPAMLQRLAALSRQQLHVRHTVLGALTYPSVLLVIAVNVIVLMLIFVLPRFAEMFESLDAPLPPTTAMLMAASEFIRSQWPWVVGGIVAAIGGSIAFLKSSAGKTAIDTAIIRAPRVGVITRNVLTARMIRLMGVLVEARIPLVEAIDLCRAAAGNIHFENLLMRASDAVTKGESMSESLAEGDLLPPNVCEAVRNGEASGQIGTVMLGMADFMDEDNEVTLRALSSIIEPVILVVLGAVVGFVALSMFLPLFDLTAMTQPGGPK; encoded by the coding sequence ATGAAGCTCCGCTACGAGGGCTTTGACTCCTCCGGCAAGCCGGTACAGGGCTCGATCGACGCTCCCGACGCGAGGGACGCAGGCGAACGCCTGCGCCGCCAGGGCATCTTCGTTACATCCGTCAGCGTCGAGCAGGCCAAGTCGGCGTCTCACTCCGCGACCGGCCACCGCACGCGCGGCAAGGCGCCGAAGCGTCTTCAGAACGTCTCCATGTTCACACGTCAGCTCTCGATGCTCTGCTCCGCGGGCACACCGATCACCCAGGCGCTCGGGGCCCTTGAGCGTCAGACAAAGGATGCCTCATGGCGAGAGGCGATCGGCGCGGTGCGGGGCAGGGTCGAAGAGGGGGCGTCGCTCGCGCAGGCCATGGAATCACGCCCGGCACACTTCGACAATGTGACACGCAGTCTGATCGGAGCGGGAGAAGCGGGCGGGCAGTTGCCGGCCATGCTCCAGCGTCTTGCCGCTCTCTCCAGGCAGCAACTGCACGTCCGCCACACCGTGCTCGGAGCCCTCACATACCCGAGCGTGCTCCTCGTGATCGCGGTCAACGTCATCGTGCTCATGCTCATCTTCGTCCTCCCCCGTTTCGCCGAGATGTTCGAGTCGCTCGACGCCCCGCTCCCGCCGACAACCGCGATGCTCATGGCCGCGAGTGAGTTCATCCGGTCGCAGTGGCCCTGGGTCGTGGGCGGCATCGTCGCCGCCATCGGTGGCAGCATCGCGTTCCTGAAATCAAGTGCCGGCAAGACCGCCATCGATACCGCGATCATCCGTGCGCCCCGTGTCGGTGTGATCACGCGCAACGTGCTCACAGCACGCATGATCCGGCTCATGGGCGTTCTGGTTGAGGCAAGGATCCCACTCGTTGAAGCGATCGATCTCTGCCGCGCCGCAGCCGGCAATATCCACTTCGAGAACCTCCTGATGCGGGCCAGCGACGCCGTCACAAAGGGGGAGTCGATGAGCGAGTCTCTCGCCGAGGGCGACCTGCTGCCGCCGAACGTGTGCGAAGCGGTCCGCAATGGCGAGGCCTCGGGACAGATCGGCACCGTCATGCTCGGAATGGCCGACTTCATGGATGAGGACAACGAGGTCACGCTCCGGGCACTCTCCAGCATCATCGAACCGGTCATCCTCGTTGTTCTTGGCGCGGTTGTCGGTTTCGTCGCCCTCTCCATGTTTCTGCCGCTCTTCGACCTCACCGCGATGACCCAGCCGGGAGGCCCGAAATGA
- the trpA gene encoding tryptophan synthase subunit alpha, protein MNRVAEVFRGLRESNQKAIMPFLVAGDPSVDSLPGVLRGCERGGASVIEVGIPFSDPIADGPVIAAAMHRALQRGMTPATVFEQIAGVRAEIRAAIVVMVSVSIVTRLGGSERFVRQAAEAGVDGFIFPDAPLEESEQLLGAARDAGVAVSLLVSPTTRPERLAQIAQACTGFVYVLARAGLTGERSDAPSVGGVVGAVRRATPTPVVCGFGVSTADHVREVSRHADGVIVGSAIVRRLAEIESAGESVEMACERLVREFASGLERGI, encoded by the coding sequence ATGAACCGAGTAGCTGAGGTGTTTCGGGGGCTTCGAGAGTCGAACCAGAAGGCGATCATGCCATTTCTTGTGGCTGGCGATCCCAGCGTGGATTCGCTGCCCGGTGTGTTGAGGGGATGCGAGCGTGGCGGCGCGTCCGTGATCGAGGTCGGGATTCCGTTCTCTGATCCGATCGCGGATGGTCCGGTGATCGCGGCGGCGATGCATCGTGCCTTGCAGCGGGGGATGACACCGGCGACGGTCTTCGAACAGATCGCCGGCGTTCGTGCAGAGATCCGTGCCGCGATCGTCGTGATGGTGAGCGTTTCGATCGTCACGCGACTGGGGGGGAGCGAGCGGTTTGTTCGTCAAGCAGCTGAGGCGGGGGTCGATGGATTCATCTTCCCTGACGCGCCTCTGGAGGAGAGCGAGCAGCTTCTCGGCGCGGCACGTGATGCGGGTGTCGCGGTGTCGCTCCTGGTGTCACCGACGACCAGGCCCGAGCGGCTGGCGCAGATCGCTCAGGCGTGCACGGGCTTTGTGTATGTGCTGGCGCGAGCGGGACTGACCGGCGAACGGAGCGATGCGCCCAGTGTGGGAGGCGTTGTCGGCGCGGTGCGTCGGGCGACGCCGACGCCCGTGGTGTGTGGGTTTGGCGTGAGCACCGCCGACCATGTGCGCGAGGTGTCGCGTCATGCCGATGGTGTGATCGTGGGGAGTGCGATTGTTCGGCGGCTTGCGGAGATTGAGTCGGCGGGTGAGTCTGTTGAGATGGCGTGCGAGCGCCTGGTGCGGGAGTTCGCGAGCGGCCTTGAACGCGGCATCTGA
- a CDS encoding glutamine synthetase III yields the protein MDHGVLTHGRAGHSSNGHAGAEHSARSVESLYASDVFTDRVMQQRLPKDVFKRIQRTITHGEPLDARLADVVAAAMRDWAIESGATHYTHWFQPLTGQTAEKHDAFLSPDGRGGAISEFTGSMLVQGEPDASSFPSGGLRTTFEARGYTAWDCTSPVFLVRSAGTVTLVIPTAFVSWNGEALDKKTPLLRSMQAVAAQAMRILKIFGTDTGVTSVTPTIGAEQEYFLIDRELYFKRPDLLSCDRTLVGARPPKGQQLEDHYFGSIPVRALSFMTEVERELVRVGVPVKTRHNEVAPGQFEVACHFETANIACDHQMLVMETLRRVATRHGLQCVMHEKPFAGVNGSGKHVNWSLATDTGVNLLDPRDDTHTNMQFLVFLCAMIRAVDMHADMLRASIASANNDHRLGANEAPPAIISIFLGDMLMDIIEQVESGKAKKTIKGGTLDLGANTLPQIPRHSGDRNRTSPFAFTGNKFEFRAVGSSASIAWPITVLNAIVAESLDYVASELERAVGSRPTEARLQQAVRTLLQKMVRQHKRVIFNGDGYSKAWHDEAAKRGLPNLKDTVEALPAMRSKKAVDVMKRFGILSKVELESRYHIFLEKFVKQVTIEAETLAQIARTQVLPTAIRQQTEFAESVTATEAADVPATSVREMLEIYADLIGRFRTQTISLESLLSEEHHDDPVKHAHFIKTKVRPVMNAVRDLADELERRTSADLWPLPTYREMLLLK from the coding sequence ATGGATCACGGAGTCTTGACGCACGGACGGGCTGGTCATTCATCGAACGGGCACGCGGGCGCGGAGCACTCGGCGCGATCCGTGGAATCGCTGTATGCGAGCGACGTGTTTACTGATCGCGTGATGCAGCAGCGGCTGCCGAAGGATGTGTTCAAGCGGATCCAGAGGACGATCACGCATGGCGAGCCGCTGGATGCGCGTCTCGCGGACGTGGTGGCTGCGGCGATGCGTGACTGGGCGATCGAGAGCGGGGCGACGCACTACACGCACTGGTTCCAGCCGCTGACTGGCCAGACGGCGGAGAAGCACGACGCGTTCCTTTCGCCTGATGGGCGGGGCGGCGCGATCAGCGAGTTCACCGGCTCGATGCTGGTGCAAGGCGAGCCGGACGCGTCGAGCTTCCCCTCGGGGGGGCTGCGCACGACGTTCGAGGCGCGTGGCTACACCGCGTGGGACTGCACGAGCCCGGTGTTCCTGGTGCGGAGCGCGGGGACGGTGACGCTGGTGATCCCGACGGCGTTTGTTTCGTGGAACGGGGAGGCGCTCGACAAGAAGACCCCACTGCTGCGTTCGATGCAGGCGGTTGCGGCGCAGGCGATGCGGATCCTCAAGATCTTCGGCACTGACACCGGCGTCACGAGCGTGACCCCCACGATCGGCGCGGAGCAGGAGTACTTCCTCATCGATCGCGAGCTGTATTTCAAGCGGCCCGATCTGCTCTCGTGCGATCGGACACTGGTCGGCGCGAGGCCTCCGAAGGGGCAGCAGCTTGAGGACCACTATTTCGGGTCGATCCCGGTTCGCGCGCTGTCGTTCATGACCGAGGTCGAGCGCGAGCTTGTGCGCGTCGGGGTGCCGGTCAAGACGAGGCACAACGAGGTTGCGCCCGGCCAGTTCGAGGTCGCGTGCCACTTTGAAACGGCGAACATCGCCTGCGATCACCAGATGTTGGTGATGGAGACGCTGCGCCGTGTGGCGACACGCCACGGCCTTCAGTGCGTGATGCACGAGAAGCCGTTCGCGGGCGTGAACGGTTCGGGCAAGCACGTGAACTGGTCGCTGGCCACGGATACGGGGGTGAATCTCCTCGATCCTCGCGACGACACGCACACGAACATGCAGTTCCTCGTCTTCCTTTGCGCCATGATCCGAGCGGTTGACATGCACGCGGACATGCTCCGAGCGTCGATCGCTTCGGCGAACAACGACCATCGACTGGGTGCGAACGAGGCCCCGCCGGCGATTATCTCGATCTTCCTCGGGGACATGCTGATGGACATCATCGAGCAGGTCGAGTCCGGCAAGGCGAAGAAGACGATCAAGGGCGGGACACTGGATCTGGGCGCGAACACGCTCCCGCAGATTCCCCGCCATTCCGGCGACAGGAACCGGACATCGCCGTTCGCCTTCACGGGGAACAAGTTCGAGTTCCGGGCGGTCGGTTCTTCGGCGTCGATCGCGTGGCCGATCACGGTGTTGAACGCGATTGTTGCCGAGTCGCTGGACTATGTGGCCTCTGAGCTGGAGCGGGCGGTCGGCTCTCGCCCGACCGAGGCCCGGTTGCAGCAGGCCGTCCGCACGCTGCTCCAGAAGATGGTTCGGCAGCACAAGCGGGTGATCTTCAACGGGGACGGCTACTCGAAGGCATGGCACGATGAGGCGGCGAAGCGCGGTCTACCGAACCTCAAGGACACCGTCGAGGCGTTGCCCGCGATGCGGTCGAAGAAGGCCGTGGACGTGATGAAGCGGTTCGGCATTCTGAGCAAGGTCGAGCTGGAGAGCCGCTATCACATCTTCCTCGAGAAGTTTGTGAAGCAGGTGACGATCGAGGCGGAGACGCTCGCGCAGATCGCGCGGACGCAGGTGCTGCCGACGGCGATCCGCCAGCAGACCGAGTTCGCCGAGTCTGTGACGGCGACCGAGGCCGCGGATGTGCCGGCGACGAGTGTGCGTGAGATGCTCGAGATCTACGCGGATCTCATCGGTCGATTCCGGACGCAGACGATCTCTCTCGAGTCGCTGCTTTCAGAGGAGCACCACGACGATCCCGTCAAGCACGCCCACTTCATCAAGACCAAGGTTCGTCCGGTCATGAACGCGGTTCGGGATCTTGCGGACGAGCTGGAGAGACGCACAAGCGCGGATCTCTGGCCCCTCCCGACCTATCGCGAGATGCTGCTGTTGAAGTAG
- a CDS encoding transcriptional repressor, with the protein MRSTRQRGAILRTLERSGRPLSAAEVLTLARTEVPGLGLATVYRTIDSLVASGAIACVEIPGKSPRFEIAGKDHHHHFLCKACHKVFEVHGCPGNIDAHVPRGFVLEGHELTLFGLCGTCAEGRAETATPLVAKARRAKAARKGASETRRSGRTRRKDA; encoded by the coding sequence ATGCGTTCGACACGGCAGAGAGGTGCGATACTGCGGACACTCGAGAGATCGGGGCGCCCGCTCAGCGCGGCGGAGGTGCTGACTCTCGCGAGGACAGAGGTTCCGGGACTGGGTCTGGCCACGGTCTATCGCACGATCGACTCGCTGGTCGCGTCGGGGGCGATCGCCTGTGTCGAGATTCCCGGGAAGTCCCCACGGTTCGAGATCGCGGGCAAAGACCACCATCACCATTTCTTGTGCAAGGCGTGCCATAAGGTGTTTGAGGTTCATGGGTGCCCGGGGAACATCGATGCGCATGTGCCGCGCGGGTTCGTCCTTGAGGGGCATGAGTTGACGTTGTTCGGCCTGTGCGGCACGTGTGCCGAGGGTCGGGCGGAGACGGCTACTCCGCTGGTTGCGAAGGCGCGGAGGGCGAAAGCCGCTCGGAAGGGTGCATCGGAGACGCGGCGATCCGGCCGCACGAGAAGGAAGGACGCGTGA
- a CDS encoding prepilin-type N-terminal cleavage/methylation domain-containing protein encodes MLAMNQARRAFSLIELVIVVVILGIIGAIAIPRMSRGAEGAADSSLVADLAVLRNAIDLYHAEHGGIYPPAASIENALTQYSNVAGDSFGAKSAERIYGPYLRKVPTLKVGSKKGNTAITATDGDATGAWVYNETTGHIHANLVVGEVDARGVAYRDY; translated from the coding sequence ATGTTGGCGATGAATCAGGCCCGTCGTGCATTCAGTCTCATCGAGCTCGTGATCGTAGTTGTCATCCTCGGGATCATCGGGGCAATCGCGATTCCTCGCATGAGCCGCGGTGCCGAGGGCGCTGCCGACTCATCGCTCGTCGCGGACCTTGCGGTCCTCCGCAACGCGATTGATCTCTACCACGCCGAGCACGGGGGCATCTATCCGCCCGCCGCCAGCATCGAGAACGCGCTCACGCAGTACTCAAACGTTGCCGGCGACAGCTTCGGCGCCAAGTCGGCTGAGCGGATCTACGGCCCCTATCTCCGCAAGGTCCCGACCCTCAAGGTCGGCAGCAAGAAGGGCAACACCGCGATCACCGCGACCGATGGCGACGCGACCGGCGCGTGGGTATATAACGAGACCACCGGCCATATCCACGCCAACCTGGTCGTCGGCGAGGTCGATGCACGGGGCGTCGCGTACCGCGACTATTGA
- a CDS encoding PilN domain-containing protein — translation MTIRVNLLPTSVLAARSRRNAACGWGVLCVVALISSGAWAIKCRSQVGDGGRELTRLLGERSRSVESFKLQISKSAFAMTSVQRELAVSERIRSNPEWSRLISLLGRYVGDGAVVESCRLTEAAMPAASRTTTPPASTPGAQPAKNDQPAHPGYILSLSGAAKDQDRVSAIVLAMEESGLFTQTTLVHMRRRSLLRGEAIGFEIRAELASVVEVAP, via the coding sequence GTGACGATCAGAGTCAATCTTCTTCCGACGTCGGTGCTCGCGGCACGCAGCCGCCGCAATGCCGCCTGCGGCTGGGGCGTACTCTGTGTTGTCGCGTTGATCTCCTCCGGCGCATGGGCCATCAAGTGCCGCTCGCAGGTCGGCGACGGCGGGCGCGAACTCACGCGGCTGCTCGGAGAACGAAGCCGGAGCGTTGAGTCCTTCAAGCTGCAGATCTCGAAGTCCGCGTTCGCTATGACAAGTGTCCAGCGCGAACTCGCCGTGTCAGAACGAATCCGCTCGAACCCGGAGTGGAGCCGGCTCATCTCGCTCCTCGGGCGATACGTCGGCGACGGGGCGGTTGTCGAGTCCTGTCGCCTCACCGAAGCCGCGATGCCTGCTGCATCCCGTACCACCACCCCTCCGGCGAGCACTCCCGGCGCACAACCCGCGAAGAATGACCAGCCGGCACACCCCGGTTACATCCTCAGTCTCTCCGGCGCAGCGAAGGATCAGGATCGGGTCTCCGCGATCGTGCTCGCCATGGAAGAGTCGGGGCTCTTCACACAGACAACGCTCGTTCACATGCGCCGTCGCTCGCTCCTTCGCGGCGAGGCCATTGGCTTTGAGATCCGTGCCGAACTCGCCTCGGTCGTGGAGGTGGCGCCATGA